Proteins encoded within one genomic window of Pristiophorus japonicus isolate sPriJap1 chromosome 11, sPriJap1.hap1, whole genome shotgun sequence:
- the LOC139275735 gene encoding mid1-interacting protein 1-B-like, producing MMQIMDTYNQKHSLFNAMNKFIGAVNNMDQTVMVPSLLRDVPLEDEGKSEVNGVSSTGASNYYSDTRDMYNYYVLLKSIKNDIEWGVVQLDDRKKDKTATIDIRVDEAEGEEDLQKQFHYHLNGLYTVLSKLTRKANTLTNRYKQEIGFGSWGH from the coding sequence ATGATGCAGATTATGGATACTTACAACCAGAAGCACTCCCTGTTCAACGCCATGAACAAGTTCATCGGTGCGGTCAATAACATGGACCAGACGGTCATGGTGCCCAGCCTTTTGCGGGATGTCCCCCTCGAAGATGAAGGCAAGAGCGAAGTTAATGGCGTCTCAAGCACGGGAGCGTCCAACTACTACTCGGATACACGGGATATGTACAACTACTACGTCTTGTTGAAATCCATCAAGAACGATATAGAATGGGGTGTGGTGCAACTGGACGATAGAAAGAAAGATAAAACCGCCACCATAGACATTAGGGTGGACGAGGCGGAAGGAGAAGAAGACTTGCAGAAACAATTCCATTATCATCTAAATGGATTATACACCGTCCTGTCAAAACTGACCCGAAAAGCTAACACTCTAACTAACCGCTACAAACAGGAAATTGGATTCGGTAGCTGGGGACATTGA